Proteins encoded together in one Candidatus Zixiibacteriota bacterium window:
- a CDS encoding YihY/virulence factor BrkB family protein, producing MWSFKKIKNCLSFIWNTIEYYSKGIYNRTGEHHIFLLASGLSFSIFICIIPLALIVFAVLGSLFEQPSIVNEINGFIDRVIPYKDYAEDVKLFVFARLEEFKIYRGVAGIIGSVGLLFASSGLFSSMRTILNMVFRARRSQSVLIGKLHDLGLVILVLVFFLLSVMIIPAFGIAKRFADKVELLSSFRTDFIEGAVLLAISFVIIAGAFYLIYFLVPNFRLGSKIICVGALSAALLWHIAERLFGYYISNFITLKLIYGTYAFLIVLAFWIFYTSLVFILGAEIGQLYRERH from the coding sequence ATGTGGTCGTTCAAAAAAATAAAAAATTGCTTAAGCTTCATATGGAATACAATAGAATATTATTCCAAAGGTATCTATAACCGAACGGGCGAACATCATATTTTTCTATTGGCCAGCGGGCTGTCGTTTTCGATTTTTATCTGTATCATACCGCTGGCGCTTATTGTTTTCGCCGTATTGGGTTCTCTATTCGAACAACCGTCAATCGTTAATGAAATCAATGGATTTATCGATCGGGTTATTCCTTACAAAGATTATGCCGAAGACGTCAAATTATTCGTCTTTGCCCGTCTCGAAGAATTTAAGATATACCGCGGTGTCGCGGGTATTATTGGTTCGGTTGGACTATTATTCGCATCTTCCGGGCTGTTCAGCAGCATGCGGACTATCCTGAATATGGTATTTCGGGCCCGTCGTTCTCAATCGGTGTTGATTGGCAAATTGCATGATTTGGGGCTGGTTATCCTCGTCCTGGTTTTCTTTTTATTATCCGTCATGATTATTCCCGCCTTTGGAATCGCCAAGAGATTCGCCGATAAAGTTGAGCTTCTCAGCAGTTTCCGCACTGATTTTATTGAGGGTGCCGTTCTTTTGGCTATTTCATTTGTCATTATTGCGGGAGCCTTTTACTTAATATATTTTCTGGTTCCGAATTTCAGATTAGGCAGTAAAATTATTTGTGTGGGGGCTCTTTCTGCGGCCTTGCTCTGGCATATCGCCGAACGGTTATTCGGTTACTATATTTCGAATTTCATTACTCTGAAGCTCATATATGGAACGTACGCTTTTTTGATAGTTTTGGCATTCTGGATATTCTACACTTCTTTGGTATTCATTTTGGGAGCGGAGATTGGACAACTGTATAGAGAAAGGCATTAG
- a CDS encoding S9 family peptidase, with product MRKVYIMIFVLAILGIFLVLNACESEKISREIPLEVLFSVSEIANPLLSPNGDKVAYLGLIGNLYNIFIFDIATSEKTQITHDAQQGIKSHIWSGDGSRVLYLRDVESKGYNKLFDYDLATGEVRELTPMDGINVQILKVSQDCPNSVIISFGSINDYAPHVYKVDLVSGNFELIAENSGTVLGWLIDHDLNARGSLEAGQDGQYNFMVTDTVAGKWRKIITWNPEDMLTSSPVGFSADGQYAFILNSQEGNTSRLQQINIASGKVETIAEDNIFNVFGAIFHPRTGKVQGVIFEKEREETIILDDAIRDDIEAIKNLHHGDFFISSRDKNDENWLIGFKTDNGPVPFYLYKRSNKKAIHFFNNNTNMENYEFASMESISFSARDGSTIYGYITFPVGLEKKNLPLVVCVHEGPWNRDRWVYDSETQWLANRGYICLQINYRGSTGFGKKFYNAGNKQWGMAMVDDLVDGVLWAVEKGYADPNRVAIWGWRYGGHAALMAAIRYPDVFSCVVDVCGYLNLETLIKAIPASYSSQILMFRNRVGDPTFELDILQKASPINYADSIITPLLIVQGGRDRLVLPREADSVIESLVRRGIDNEYLLFDNEGHGLSMSSNRLLFYQTSEEFLRKHLGSRKQN from the coding sequence ATGCGAAAAGTATATATAATGATTTTTGTCCTTGCGATTTTAGGTATTTTCTTAGTGCTTAATGCCTGTGAGTCGGAAAAAATATCCCGGGAGATTCCTTTAGAAGTATTATTTAGTGTTAGTGAAATCGCAAATCCGCTGTTATCACCAAATGGGGATAAAGTCGCCTATTTGGGTTTAATCGGAAATTTATACAATATTTTTATTTTCGATATTGCCACATCAGAGAAAACGCAAATTACGCATGATGCTCAGCAAGGAATAAAAAGTCATATCTGGTCAGGGGATGGTTCCAGGGTTCTCTATTTGCGTGACGTTGAGAGTAAGGGTTATAACAAATTATTCGATTACGATTTGGCTACTGGGGAAGTCCGCGAGTTGACACCGATGGATGGAATCAATGTACAGATATTAAAAGTAAGTCAGGATTGCCCCAATTCGGTTATTATTAGTTTCGGAAGCATAAATGATTATGCACCGCATGTTTATAAGGTTGATTTGGTAAGCGGGAACTTCGAGCTTATAGCCGAAAACTCGGGCACAGTTTTAGGTTGGTTAATTGATCATGATTTGAATGCTCGCGGAAGTCTTGAGGCAGGTCAGGACGGCCAGTATAATTTCATGGTCACCGATACGGTGGCGGGTAAATGGCGAAAGATTATAACCTGGAATCCCGAGGATATGCTAACCAGCAGCCCGGTTGGATTTTCTGCCGACGGTCAATACGCTTTTATTCTCAATTCGCAGGAGGGGAACACGAGTCGTCTTCAACAAATAAACATAGCTTCAGGAAAGGTAGAGACCATCGCCGAGGATAATATCTTTAACGTTTTTGGCGCTATTTTTCATCCCCGGACCGGCAAAGTTCAGGGTGTTATATTTGAAAAAGAGCGTGAAGAAACGATAATCCTGGATGATGCTATCCGAGATGATATTGAAGCGATAAAAAATTTGCATCATGGGGATTTCTTTATCAGCAGTCGCGATAAAAACGATGAAAACTGGCTGATTGGATTCAAAACCGATAATGGTCCCGTGCCGTTTTATTTGTATAAGCGGAGCAATAAAAAGGCGATTCATTTCTTTAATAATAACACCAATATGGAAAATTATGAGTTCGCGTCAATGGAGTCAATTTCATTTTCCGCCCGTGACGGTTCGACGATATATGGATATATTACTTTTCCCGTTGGTCTGGAAAAAAAGAACCTGCCTTTAGTTGTTTGCGTTCATGAAGGACCCTGGAATCGCGACCGTTGGGTATATGATTCAGAAACCCAATGGCTGGCGAATCGGGGGTATATATGCCTGCAAATTAATTACCGGGGATCGACCGGCTTCGGTAAGAAATTTTATAATGCCGGCAATAAACAGTGGGGAATGGCCATGGTCGATGATCTGGTTGACGGTGTATTATGGGCTGTCGAGAAAGGCTATGCCGATCCAAATCGAGTCGCGATTTGGGGATGGCGATACGGGGGCCATGCGGCGCTGATGGCGGCCATTCGGTATCCTGATGTTTTTTCCTGCGTGGTCGATGTTTGCGGATATTTGAATTTGGAAACTCTCATCAAGGCGATCCCGGCATCGTACAGCAGCCAGATTTTAATGTTCCGCAATCGGGTCGGCGACCCAACATTTGAACTTGATATATTACAAAAGGCATCCCCGATTAATTATGCTGATAGTATTATCACACCGTTATTAATCGTACAAGGAGGCCGTGACAGGTTAGTATTACCGCGGGAGGCTGACTCAGTAATAGAATCTTTAGTCAGGCGCGGAATTGATAACGAGTATTTGCTATTTGATAATGAAGGACATGGTTTGTCGATGTCCTCTAATCGATTGCTCTTTTATCAGACCTCCGAAGAGTTCCTGAGAAAGCATCTTGGCTCACGTAAACAAAACTAG
- a CDS encoding TldD/PmbA family protein: MRITLLDELDLAHWVTVNAKREGVKDVAVDISKSREVSVSFRDGKMDELKESTRKSMTLGIYVDNKYSSHTTNDMRRDSVIEFIKKAVAMTKYLGEDKYRQLPDPKYFQDMEYQDLQIRDVSYETIQSNQRVELARTLEEGGRQRSDKVISCTGEYGDNFTESLKVTTNGFVGEKISTSFYAYCDASIKDDQGNIVEGSDNTNMRHFEDLDNSGKISHTAVDRALRKIGQKKIASGVYDMIVINRRASRILGTVLRSLSGRSLQQKNSFLIDMLDNKIASDILTIVDDPFIPRGIGSRLYDREGMAAHKRSIIENGVLKSYLIDSYYGRKLGMEPTGGGTSNLILNYGEKSLDEMVAEMKRGILVTGFLGGSSNETTGDFSYGVNGFLIEDGKAIQPINEMNISGNFKDLLNRLTEIGNDPHLISSQRFASLKFEDVQFSGL, encoded by the coding sequence ATGAGAATTACTTTGCTTGACGAGCTGGATCTGGCGCATTGGGTTACCGTTAACGCCAAAAGGGAAGGTGTCAAAGATGTTGCCGTCGATATTTCAAAATCTCGGGAGGTGAGCGTCAGTTTTCGCGACGGCAAGATGGATGAACTTAAAGAATCTACGCGGAAATCGATGACCCTCGGTATTTATGTCGATAACAAATATTCCAGCCATACTACCAACGATATGAGGCGTGATTCAGTGATTGAGTTTATTAAAAAGGCGGTAGCTATGACAAAATATCTCGGGGAAGATAAATATCGGCAATTACCCGACCCGAAATATTTCCAGGATATGGAATATCAGGACCTGCAAATTCGAGACGTGTCTTATGAGACTATTCAATCCAATCAAAGAGTTGAATTGGCACGGACTTTGGAAGAAGGAGGTCGTCAAAGAAGTGACAAAGTGATTTCCTGCACCGGAGAGTACGGTGATAATTTTACCGAATCTCTTAAGGTGACAACCAATGGATTTGTCGGTGAGAAAATCTCGACTTCGTTTTATGCTTATTGTGATGCGTCTATCAAAGATGATCAGGGTAATATTGTTGAGGGATCCGATAACACAAATATGCGGCATTTTGAGGATCTGGATAATTCTGGAAAAATCAGCCATACCGCGGTCGATCGAGCCCTGAGGAAAATCGGGCAAAAGAAAATCGCTTCCGGCGTTTATGATATGATTGTGATCAATCGCCGTGCGAGTCGGATATTGGGGACTGTCCTGAGGTCGCTGTCGGGTCGTTCGCTCCAGCAGAAAAATTCTTTTCTTATTGACATGTTGGATAATAAAATAGCATCGGATATTCTTACCATAGTTGATGACCCTTTTATACCCAGAGGCATCGGTTCGCGCCTGTATGACCGGGAAGGGATGGCGGCTCACAAAAGATCCATAATTGAGAATGGGGTATTAAAATCATATCTTATTGATTCATATTATGGCCGGAAACTGGGAATGGAGCCTACCGGGGGAGGGACATCTAATCTTATTCTAAATTATGGAGAAAAATCCCTGGATGAAATGGTAGCCGAAATGAAACGAGGCATTTTGGTAACCGGTTTTCTTGGGGGAAGTTCCAACGAAACAACGGGAGATTTTTCATACGGCGTCAACGGATTTTTGATTGAGGATGGAAAAGCTATTCAGCCAATCAATGAGATGAATATTTCGGGGAATTTCAAAGACCTGTTGAATCGATTAACGGAAATCGGGAATGATCCCCACCTCATTTCGTCTCAAAGATTTGCCAGCCTTAAATTCGAGGATGTTCAATTCAGCGGACTTTAG
- a CDS encoding metallopeptidase TldD-related protein: protein MTEITRRKFLKTGAKGAVLISVPYFFRLNPMAVLAAPEDDLMSVSDYFQHFGVNGAIIREVMETALSRGGNYCDLFFQHSINTYIGLEDDVVSRASTSVDFGVGIRVLKDDQTGYSFTEEITPEAMKLAARTAANIASGPAGTTATQFSARIPADYYPIRTSWESVEIDKRIPLIQKAGELAQSKDSRIVKTRAYLSDGVSYMLLATSEGVVSYDYQPMMRISISCTAEQNGKRENGSHNLSGRRGIEFITDDKIEYMTQKAVDQTVGLFDAVKPEAGEMPVVLAAGSSGILLHEAIGHGMEADFNRKGTSIFADKMGKKVAENFVSIVDDGTNQHMRGSINIDDEGNESQKTVLVENGILRSYLHDQISSRYYKVKPTGNGRRQSFRHQPLPRMRNTYMLPGPYKKEEIIASVKKGIFAETFAGGQVNIGPGDFSFYVKTGFLIEEGKVTRPVKDINIIGNGPEVLGRISMVADDFKFAEGGWTCGKSGQRVPVSVGLPSVLVSSITVGGVN from the coding sequence ATGACGGAAATTACACGCAGGAAGTTCCTTAAAACGGGGGCTAAAGGAGCCGTTTTAATCAGCGTACCATATTTCTTCAGGCTAAATCCAATGGCGGTGTTAGCAGCCCCGGAAGATGATTTGATGTCGGTATCCGATTATTTTCAGCATTTTGGCGTTAATGGAGCCATTATTAGGGAAGTTATGGAAACGGCTCTGTCGCGCGGTGGAAACTATTGTGACCTTTTCTTTCAACACAGTATTAATACTTACATCGGTTTGGAAGATGATGTTGTTAGCCGAGCTTCAACCTCGGTGGATTTTGGAGTTGGTATACGAGTGTTGAAAGATGATCAAACCGGTTATTCATTTACCGAGGAAATAACCCCCGAAGCGATGAAATTGGCGGCCCGAACCGCGGCCAATATTGCCTCCGGTCCCGCAGGTACGACGGCGACTCAGTTCTCGGCCAGAATACCGGCCGATTATTATCCGATTCGAACATCCTGGGAGTCGGTTGAGATTGACAAGCGTATTCCCTTGATACAAAAGGCGGGAGAATTGGCTCAATCCAAAGACTCTCGGATAGTTAAAACCAGGGCATATTTGAGCGACGGGGTATCTTATATGTTGTTGGCCACCTCGGAAGGTGTCGTTTCCTATGATTATCAGCCAATGATGAGGATAAGCATCTCATGCACTGCCGAACAAAACGGTAAACGTGAAAACGGCTCCCATAATCTCAGCGGGAGAAGGGGAATTGAATTTATCACCGATGATAAAATCGAGTATATGACCCAAAAAGCGGTGGATCAAACGGTCGGTCTATTCGATGCGGTTAAACCGGAAGCCGGGGAGATGCCGGTTGTTTTAGCGGCGGGGAGTTCCGGAATATTGTTGCACGAGGCGATTGGCCATGGGATGGAAGCCGATTTCAATCGCAAGGGAACTTCGATTTTTGCGGATAAGATGGGCAAAAAGGTCGCGGAGAATTTTGTATCAATAGTGGATGACGGTACAAATCAACATATGAGAGGTTCCATAAATATCGATGACGAAGGAAACGAGAGCCAAAAAACGGTTCTGGTAGAAAACGGTATCCTCAGAAGTTACCTTCATGATCAAATTAGCTCCAGGTATTATAAAGTTAAGCCGACCGGTAACGGTCGCCGCCAGTCGTTCCGCCATCAGCCCCTGCCCAGAATGAGAAATACTTATATGCTGCCGGGGCCTTATAAAAAAGAAGAAATTATTGCCAGCGTGAAAAAGGGCATTTTCGCCGAAACATTTGCCGGTGGACAGGTGAATATTGGACCCGGCGATTTCTCGTTTTACGTTAAAACCGGTTTTCTAATCGAGGAAGGCAAAGTTACCCGGCCGGTAAAAGATATTAATATCATAGGAAATGGGCCAGAAGTTCTGGGCCGGATATCAATGGTCGCCGATGATTTTAAATTTGCCGAAGGCGGCTGGACTTGCGGTAAATCCGGTCAGAGAGTACCTGTTTCAGTAGGATTGCCTTCCGTTTTAGTCTCATCAATCACAGTCGGCGGAGTAAATTAA
- the rfaE2 gene encoding D-glycero-beta-D-manno-heptose 1-phosphate adenylyltransferase codes for MSDIIGKLAARKNIGKLCTRLRARRQKIVFTNGVFDILHIGHVRYLRKAKALGDVLIIGLNTDKSVKKFKGSGRPLNRQSDRAGVLSALECVDYIVYFSEPTPLKLIQLIRPDFLVKGADYKIKDIVGADFVKSSGGKVIRIKLSVGRSTTNLIKKIKSL; via the coding sequence ATGAGTGATATTATAGGCAAATTAGCGGCGCGAAAAAATATCGGAAAATTATGCACGCGTTTGCGAGCACGCAGACAAAAAATCGTATTCACCAACGGTGTATTTGATATTTTGCATATCGGTCATGTCCGTTATTTGCGGAAGGCAAAAGCACTCGGTGACGTTTTGATTATCGGGTTGAATACCGATAAATCGGTCAAAAAATTTAAGGGGTCAGGCAGGCCCTTAAATCGTCAATCGGATCGCGCCGGAGTGTTATCTGCTCTGGAATGTGTTGATTATATCGTTTATTTTTCCGAACCGACGCCGCTAAAACTAATTCAGCTAATTCGACCGGATTTCCTCGTCAAAGGAGCTGACTATAAAATTAAAGATATAGTGGGAGCGGATTTTGTAAAATCCAGTGGCGGGAAAGTTATACGGATAAAATTATCTGTCGGTCGCTCCACCACAAATCTTATAAAAAAGATAAAAAGTCTGTGA